One genomic window of Micrococcus flavus includes the following:
- a CDS encoding cell division protein PerM, translating into MNPRVPSLLRPVPLPLWLQGVVEALVTALTSLAAVLVPTLLVWVTGGFSSTRIEDVVQTGGALWLGLHAVPVTVTTPLPAADAQALVSTVWMVPWGLTLLPAWLSWRAGRRLARASYRDQAWQALAGAVTAYGAVALTCAMLPGADRITVSPWPGVLLPCLLFTAAALAGARREAGTWAHLIGLDMTERIARRSQYERWAGTYAWALVRAAGVALAGLVALNALLVVVTLAVHWAPVVRAQQMVDAGPVGGLMLALLEIGWLPTFTAWALAWTAGPGFRVGSDSLYSVFGAHPAPVPALPVLEALPATWQPWFPVLVLVPVAAGALAGWWLLREGENHLDDWLAGRMDARWASLALSTLAQSLLLGLLTAVALVVPLALTQGTFGVGTLAQVGSSVLPVCLAVAGWTALGCAIGYLVALAVMDRPVRAGRTLTLPFSGSRAARGEADGQDRRLRLPTLGAGRSGVGSTAVGREDGDVEDDDESTLGDATAGPDEAPVPSAARGAERIEGRREVPTERRAPTGAGWSARPLRVPRARPRRTRD; encoded by the coding sequence GTGAACCCCCGCGTCCCGAGCCTGCTGCGCCCCGTGCCCCTGCCCCTGTGGCTCCAGGGGGTGGTGGAGGCGCTCGTCACCGCGCTGACGAGCCTGGCCGCGGTCCTCGTGCCCACCCTGCTGGTGTGGGTCACCGGCGGGTTCTCCAGCACCCGCATCGAGGACGTCGTCCAGACCGGAGGGGCCCTCTGGCTGGGTCTGCACGCGGTGCCCGTCACCGTCACCACCCCGTTGCCCGCCGCCGACGCGCAGGCGCTGGTCAGCACCGTCTGGATGGTCCCCTGGGGCCTGACCCTGCTGCCCGCCTGGCTCAGCTGGCGGGCGGGGCGGCGGCTGGCCCGCGCGTCGTACCGGGACCAGGCGTGGCAGGCGCTCGCGGGGGCGGTGACCGCGTACGGGGCGGTCGCGCTCACCTGCGCGATGCTGCCGGGCGCGGACCGGATCACCGTGTCCCCGTGGCCGGGGGTCCTGCTGCCGTGCCTGCTGTTCACGGCGGCCGCCCTGGCCGGCGCACGCCGGGAGGCCGGGACGTGGGCGCACCTGATCGGCCTGGACATGACGGAGCGGATCGCCCGGCGCTCCCAGTACGAGCGGTGGGCCGGCACCTACGCGTGGGCGCTCGTCCGGGCCGCCGGCGTCGCTCTGGCCGGGCTCGTGGCCCTCAACGCGCTGCTCGTGGTGGTGACCCTGGCCGTGCACTGGGCGCCCGTGGTGCGGGCGCAGCAGATGGTCGACGCCGGCCCCGTCGGCGGCCTGATGCTCGCCCTGCTGGAGATCGGCTGGCTCCCGACCTTCACGGCGTGGGCCCTCGCGTGGACCGCGGGTCCGGGCTTCCGGGTGGGCTCGGACAGCCTGTACTCGGTGTTCGGCGCCCATCCGGCCCCGGTGCCGGCGCTGCCCGTGCTCGAGGCGCTGCCGGCCACGTGGCAGCCGTGGTTCCCCGTGCTCGTCCTCGTGCCCGTGGCGGCCGGGGCACTCGCAGGCTGGTGGCTGCTGCGGGAGGGGGAGAACCATCTCGACGACTGGCTCGCCGGCCGGATGGACGCCCGCTGGGCCTCGCTCGCCCTCTCCACCCTCGCCCAGTCGCTGCTGCTGGGCCTGCTGACGGCGGTGGCCCTGGTGGTCCCGCTCGCCCTCACGCAGGGCACCTTCGGGGTCGGCACGCTCGCGCAGGTCGGCTCCTCGGTGCTGCCGGTGTGCCTCGCGGTGGCCGGGTGGACCGCGCTGGGGTGCGCGATCGGCTACCTCGTGGCGCTCGCCGTGATGGACCGTCCGGTGCGGGCCGGGCGCACCCTCACCCTGCCGTTCTCGGGGTCCCGCGCCGCCCGCGGCGAGGCCGACGGCCAGGACCGCCGCCTCCGCCTGCCGACCCTGGGCGCGGGCCGGAGCGGCGTCGGGTCCACCGCCGTCGGGCGGGAGGACGGGGACGTGGAGGACGACGACGAGAGCACCCTCGGGGACGCGACGGCCGGTCCGGACGAGGCCCCGGTGCCCTCCGCGGCCCGTGGGGCGGAGCGGATCGAGGGGCGGCGGGAGGTCCCGACGGAACGGCGGGCGCCCACGGGAGCCGGATGGTCCGCCCGGCCCCTGCGGGTGCCGCGGGCCCGGCCGCGGCGCACCCGGGACTGA
- the purH gene encoding bifunctional phosphoribosylaminoimidazolecarboxamide formyltransferase/IMP cyclohydrolase: MSSAQPATTVLDEVPLKRALISVYDKTGLEELATGLHAAGVSLVSTGSTAQRIAAAGVPVTEVADVTGFQECLDGRVKTLHPRVHAGILADRRREDHVAQLADLEVEPFDLVVVNLYPFVDTVRSGADEDAVVEQIDIGGPSMVRAAAKNHASVAVVVDPARYGDVVAAAQRGGFDLRTRRRLASLAFAHTASYDNAVAAWTAAHFGDDDAPAAPVFPPYAGFALERAETLRYGENPHQPAALYVDREAAPGVAQAELLHGKAMSYNNYVDADAAVRAAFDHAAPAVAIVKHANPCGVAVAAEGEDVAVAHAKAHACDPVSAFGGVIAANRPVTRAMAEQVQGIFTEVVVAPSFDADALEVLTAKKNLRLLALPEGFAQDGVEAKQVSGGMLLQIADAVDADGDDPSTWTLAAGEAADEATLADLAFAWRAVRAAKSNAVLLAHDGATVGVGMGQVNRLDSCRLAVERANTLGAAQTGGQDVTTAGGAANVSGAGAPERARGAVAASDAFFPFADGLQILIDAGVRAVVQPGGSVRDEEVVAAAEAAGITMYLTGARHFFHG; encoded by the coding sequence GTGTCCTCTGCCCAGCCCGCCACCACCGTCCTGGACGAGGTCCCCCTGAAGCGGGCCCTCATCTCCGTGTACGACAAGACCGGGCTGGAGGAGCTCGCCACGGGCCTGCACGCCGCGGGCGTCTCCCTCGTGTCCACCGGCTCCACCGCGCAGCGCATCGCCGCGGCGGGGGTGCCCGTCACCGAGGTCGCGGACGTCACCGGGTTCCAGGAGTGCCTGGACGGGCGCGTGAAGACCCTGCACCCGCGCGTGCACGCCGGCATCCTGGCGGATCGCCGTCGCGAGGACCATGTGGCGCAGCTGGCCGACCTCGAGGTGGAGCCCTTCGACCTGGTCGTCGTCAACCTCTACCCGTTCGTCGACACGGTGCGCTCGGGGGCGGACGAGGACGCCGTCGTCGAGCAGATCGACATCGGCGGGCCCTCCATGGTGCGCGCCGCCGCGAAGAACCACGCGTCGGTCGCCGTCGTGGTGGACCCGGCCCGCTACGGGGACGTGGTGGCCGCCGCCCAGCGCGGCGGGTTCGACCTGCGCACGCGCCGGCGCCTGGCCTCGCTGGCCTTCGCGCACACGGCCTCGTACGACAACGCCGTGGCCGCATGGACCGCGGCCCACTTCGGGGACGACGACGCCCCGGCCGCCCCCGTCTTCCCGCCCTACGCGGGCTTCGCGCTCGAGCGCGCCGAGACCCTGCGCTACGGCGAGAACCCCCACCAGCCCGCGGCGCTGTACGTGGACCGGGAGGCCGCCCCGGGCGTGGCCCAGGCCGAGCTGCTGCACGGCAAGGCCATGAGCTACAACAACTACGTGGACGCCGACGCCGCCGTGCGCGCCGCGTTCGACCACGCCGCCCCTGCCGTCGCGATCGTCAAGCACGCCAACCCGTGCGGTGTGGCCGTGGCCGCCGAGGGCGAGGACGTGGCCGTGGCCCACGCCAAGGCCCACGCGTGCGACCCCGTGTCTGCGTTCGGCGGCGTGATCGCCGCCAACCGCCCCGTCACCCGCGCCATGGCCGAGCAGGTCCAAGGCATCTTCACCGAGGTGGTGGTGGCGCCCTCCTTCGACGCCGACGCCCTCGAGGTGCTCACCGCCAAGAAGAACCTGCGCCTGCTGGCCCTGCCCGAGGGCTTCGCGCAGGACGGGGTGGAGGCCAAGCAGGTCTCCGGCGGCATGCTCCTGCAGATCGCCGACGCCGTGGACGCCGACGGCGACGACCCCTCGACCTGGACCCTCGCCGCCGGCGAGGCCGCGGACGAGGCCACGCTCGCCGACCTGGCCTTCGCGTGGCGCGCGGTGCGCGCCGCCAAGTCCAACGCGGTCCTGCTGGCGCACGACGGGGCGACGGTCGGCGTCGGCATGGGCCAGGTCAACCGCCTGGACTCCTGCCGCCTGGCTGTGGAACGGGCCAACACCCTGGGCGCCGCGCAGACCGGCGGCCAGGACGTGACCACCGCCGGCGGCGCGGCGAACGTGTCCGGCGCGGGCGCTCCGGAGCGGGCCCGCGGCGCGGTCGCCGCCTCGGACGCGTTCTTCCCGTTCGCGGACGGCCTGCAGATCCTGATCGACGCCGGCGTGCGCGCCGTCGTCCAGCCGGGCGGCTCCGTCCGGGACGAGGAGGTCGTGGCCGCGGCGGAGGCCGCCGGGATCACGATGTACCTCACGGGGGCGCGGCACTTCTTCCACGGCTGA
- the purN gene encoding phosphoribosylglycinamide formyltransferase: protein MRILALVSGSGTNLQAVLDAVASGALPVEVVAVGSDVPGAQGLARAEAHGIETFTVVPGDHASRAEWDAALADAIAAREPDWVVCSGFMRILGAPVLERFAGRIVNTHPALLPSFPGAHGVRDALAHGVKVTGCTVHLVDAGVDTGPILAQAAVPVLDTDTEEVLHERIKVQERALLLRVLGELAAGRP, encoded by the coding sequence ATGCGCATCCTCGCCCTCGTCTCCGGCTCCGGCACCAACCTCCAGGCGGTCCTCGACGCCGTCGCCTCCGGGGCGCTGCCCGTGGAGGTCGTGGCGGTCGGCTCGGACGTCCCCGGGGCCCAGGGTCTGGCCCGCGCCGAGGCCCACGGGATCGAGACCTTCACCGTGGTCCCGGGCGACCACGCCTCCCGTGCGGAGTGGGACGCCGCGCTCGCGGACGCGATCGCCGCCCGCGAGCCGGACTGGGTGGTGTGCTCCGGGTTCATGCGGATCCTCGGCGCCCCCGTCCTGGAGCGCTTCGCCGGGCGGATCGTCAACACGCACCCGGCCCTGCTGCCGTCCTTCCCCGGCGCCCACGGCGTGCGGGACGCCCTGGCCCACGGGGTGAAGGTCACCGGCTGCACGGTGCACCTGGTGGACGCCGGCGTGGACACCGGCCCGATCCTGGCCCAGGCGGCCGTGCCCGTCCTGGACACGGACACCGAGGAGGTGCTCCACGAGCGCATCAAGGTGCAGGAGCGGGCCCTGCTGCTGCGCGTGCTCGGCGAGCTCGCCGCCGGCCGCCCCTGA
- a CDS encoding NADP-dependent isocitrate dehydrogenase, whose product MSKIIYTLTDEAPMLATASLLPIVRAYAGTAGVELETRDISLAGRILAAFRDVLPEDQRTEDALAELGAMVKTPEANVIKLPNISASVPQLRAAIKELQADGYALPEYPDEPKTDEEKDAKARYDSVKGSAVNPVLREGNSDRRAPKAVKNYAKKFPHSMGEWSKDSKTAVATMGENDFRANEKSVTLPADDVLSIEFTGKDGQTKVLKEGLKVLAGEVVDGTFMSAKALDAFLAEQVARAKEEGILFSAHLKATMMKVSDPVIFGHVVKAYFADLFAQYGEQLAAAGLDPNNGLAAIEGGLDQLDAETAEGVRAAIAAAYENGPDVAMVNSAKGITNLHVPSDVIVDASMPAMIRTSGRMWNKDDQTQDTLAVIPDSSYAGVYQAVIDDCRANGAYDPTTMGTVPNVGLMAQKAEEYGSHDKTFIMDAAGTVAVKNSAGETLLSHEVEAGDIWRACQTKDVPVRDWVKLAVTRARASQTPAVFWLDETRAHDRELITKVEEYLKEHDTEDLDIRIMSPVEATKFTVERMRRGEDTITVTGNVLRDYNTDLFPILELGTSAKMLSVVPLLNGGGLFETGAGGSAPKHVQQLVEENHLRWDSLGEFLALAVSFEHEAVANENHRAQVLADTLDAATGTLLIEGKSPQRKVGELDNRGSHFYLALYWARELAKQTEDAELAAAAKPIAEELAAHEQKIVDELNGVQGAPADIGGYYSPEMEKVSSVMRPSETLNAIIAKLAK is encoded by the coding sequence ATGTCGAAGATCATCTACACGCTGACCGACGAGGCGCCCATGCTGGCCACCGCCTCCCTGCTGCCGATCGTCCGCGCGTACGCGGGCACCGCCGGCGTCGAGCTGGAGACCCGGGACATCTCCCTGGCCGGCCGCATCCTGGCCGCGTTCCGGGACGTCCTCCCGGAAGACCAGCGCACCGAGGACGCCCTCGCCGAGCTCGGCGCGATGGTGAAGACCCCCGAGGCGAACGTCATCAAGCTGCCGAACATCTCCGCGTCCGTGCCGCAGCTGCGCGCCGCCATCAAGGAGCTGCAGGCCGACGGCTACGCGCTCCCCGAGTACCCGGACGAGCCCAAGACCGACGAGGAGAAGGACGCCAAGGCGCGCTACGACTCCGTCAAGGGCTCCGCCGTGAACCCGGTGCTGCGCGAGGGCAACTCGGACCGCCGCGCCCCCAAGGCCGTGAAAAACTACGCCAAGAAGTTCCCCCACTCGATGGGCGAGTGGAGCAAGGACTCCAAGACCGCCGTCGCCACCATGGGCGAGAACGACTTCCGCGCGAACGAGAAGTCGGTGACCCTGCCGGCCGACGACGTGCTCTCCATCGAGTTCACGGGCAAGGACGGTCAGACGAAGGTCCTCAAGGAGGGCCTGAAGGTCCTCGCGGGCGAGGTCGTGGACGGCACGTTCATGTCCGCCAAGGCCCTGGACGCGTTCCTCGCCGAGCAGGTGGCGCGCGCCAAGGAGGAGGGCATCCTGTTCTCCGCGCACCTGAAGGCCACCATGATGAAGGTGTCCGACCCGGTGATCTTCGGCCACGTGGTGAAGGCCTACTTCGCCGACCTGTTCGCGCAGTACGGGGAGCAGCTGGCCGCCGCCGGCCTGGACCCGAACAACGGCCTGGCCGCGATCGAGGGCGGCCTGGACCAGCTCGACGCCGAGACCGCCGAGGGTGTGCGCGCCGCCATCGCCGCCGCCTACGAGAACGGCCCGGACGTGGCCATGGTGAACTCCGCCAAGGGCATCACCAACCTCCACGTGCCCTCCGATGTGATCGTGGACGCCTCCATGCCCGCCATGATCCGCACCTCCGGCCGCATGTGGAACAAGGACGACCAGACCCAGGACACCCTGGCCGTCATCCCGGACTCCTCCTACGCCGGCGTCTACCAGGCCGTGATCGACGACTGCAGGGCCAACGGCGCCTACGACCCGACCACCATGGGCACCGTGCCGAACGTGGGCCTCATGGCGCAGAAGGCCGAGGAGTACGGCTCGCACGACAAGACGTTCATCATGGACGCCGCGGGCACGGTGGCCGTGAAGAACTCCGCCGGGGAGACCCTGCTCTCCCACGAGGTCGAGGCCGGCGACATCTGGCGCGCCTGCCAGACCAAGGACGTCCCGGTGCGCGACTGGGTGAAGCTGGCCGTGACCCGCGCCCGCGCGTCCCAGACCCCGGCCGTGTTCTGGCTGGACGAGACCCGCGCCCACGACCGCGAGCTCATCACGAAGGTCGAGGAGTACCTCAAGGAGCACGACACCGAGGACCTGGACATCCGGATCATGTCCCCGGTGGAGGCCACGAAGTTCACCGTGGAGCGCATGCGCCGCGGCGAGGACACCATCACGGTGACCGGCAACGTGCTGCGTGACTACAACACGGACCTGTTCCCGATCCTCGAGCTGGGCACCTCCGCGAAGATGCTCTCGGTCGTCCCGCTGCTCAACGGCGGCGGCCTGTTCGAGACCGGTGCGGGCGGCTCCGCCCCGAAGCACGTGCAGCAGCTGGTGGAGGAGAACCACCTGCGCTGGGACTCCCTCGGCGAGTTCCTCGCGCTGGCCGTGTCCTTCGAGCACGAGGCGGTCGCGAACGAGAACCACCGCGCGCAGGTCCTGGCGGACACCCTCGACGCCGCCACGGGCACCCTGCTGATCGAGGGCAAGTCCCCGCAGCGCAAGGTCGGCGAGCTGGACAACCGCGGCAGCCACTTCTACCTGGCGCTGTACTGGGCCCGCGAGCTGGCGAAACAGACCGAGGACGCCGAGCTGGCAGCCGCGGCGAAGCCGATCGCCGAGGAGCTCGCCGCCCACGAGCAGAAGATCGTGGACGAGCTCAACGGCGTCCAGGGAGCGCCGGCCGACATCGGCGGCTACTACTCGCCGGAGATGGAGAAGGTCTCGAGCGTGATGCGCCCCTCCGAGACGCTCAACGCGATCATCGCCAAGCTCGCGAAGTGA
- a CDS encoding glycosyltransferase family 4 protein: protein MRVAVIAESFLPHMNGVTNSVLQVLKHLRSRGDEAIVIAPAASWTAGWTQRGGAGQAPTEVGGFPVVALPSVPMSGYSSVRVAYGTVARLRGLLSGFRPDVVHIASPFVLGWRAVQAAEELGIPSVAVYQTEVPRYAAKYGAPWLEDVLWNHVTRLHNTATLTLAPSSFTLRQLHRVGVRRVHLWGRGVDSQRFHPAKRDEALRAELAPRGERLIGFVGRLAHEKQVQDLAVLSDLPGTRLVVIGSGPLREQLERQLPGAHFAGFQGGEDLARHVASLDLFVHPGESDTFGQTLQEAMASRVPVVAVGRGGPLDIVGSSRTGWIYEPGRLDEMRAQVADLVYDDAKRDAFAEAAWASMQGRTWPVLCEQLLDHYAHAVHIQRRRRGELARRFLDMPGSLAGRAGRVLG from the coding sequence ATGCGCGTCGCCGTGATCGCCGAGTCGTTCCTGCCCCACATGAACGGGGTGACCAACTCCGTCCTCCAGGTCCTCAAGCACCTGCGCTCGCGAGGGGACGAGGCGATCGTGATCGCCCCGGCCGCCTCGTGGACCGCCGGCTGGACCCAGCGCGGCGGCGCCGGGCAGGCGCCGACCGAGGTGGGGGGGTTCCCCGTGGTGGCCCTGCCGTCCGTGCCGATGTCCGGGTACTCCTCGGTCCGCGTGGCCTACGGGACGGTGGCCCGCCTGCGTGGTCTCCTGTCCGGGTTCCGCCCGGACGTGGTGCACATCGCCTCCCCGTTCGTGCTGGGCTGGCGCGCGGTGCAGGCGGCCGAAGAGCTGGGGATCCCCTCGGTGGCGGTGTACCAGACCGAGGTGCCGCGCTACGCCGCGAAGTACGGCGCCCCGTGGCTCGAGGACGTGCTGTGGAACCACGTGACGCGCCTGCACAACACCGCCACCCTCACGCTCGCGCCGTCCTCCTTCACGCTGCGCCAGCTGCACCGCGTGGGCGTGCGCCGCGTGCACCTGTGGGGCCGCGGCGTGGACTCCCAGCGCTTCCACCCCGCCAAACGGGACGAGGCCCTGCGCGCCGAGCTCGCCCCGCGCGGCGAGCGGCTGATCGGGTTCGTGGGCCGGCTCGCGCACGAGAAGCAGGTGCAGGACCTGGCCGTGCTGTCCGACCTGCCCGGCACGCGCCTCGTGGTGATCGGCTCCGGCCCGCTGCGCGAGCAGCTCGAGCGGCAGCTGCCGGGCGCGCACTTCGCCGGGTTCCAGGGCGGGGAGGACCTCGCCCGCCACGTGGCCAGCCTGGACCTGTTCGTCCACCCCGGGGAGTCGGACACGTTCGGCCAGACCCTGCAGGAGGCCATGGCGTCCCGGGTGCCCGTGGTGGCGGTGGGCCGCGGCGGCCCCCTGGACATCGTGGGCTCCTCCCGCACCGGGTGGATCTACGAGCCCGGCCGCCTGGACGAGATGCGGGCCCAGGTGGCGGACCTGGTCTACGACGACGCCAAGCGGGACGCGTTCGCCGAGGCCGCGTGGGCGTCCATGCAGGGGCGCACCTGGCCCGTGCTGTGCGAGCAGCTCCTGGACCACTACGCACATGCGGTCCACATCCAGCGCCGCCGCCGCGGCGAGCTGGCCCGGCGCTTCCTGGACATGCCCGGGTCCCTGGCCGGCCGCGCCGGCCGCGTGCTCGGCTGA
- a CDS encoding aldo/keto reductase — translation MTASDVLDPSSPRRLAGRTVRPVGLGCMNLVHGYSGFPSEAEAEDLLVRVVEDGTDHLDTATLYGGGRSEELVGRALRRLGPAARERVLLASKGGLTPDPDRPVDGRPEEDMRHRMPRFQEPAWPSNLALRERLAEEARRLGTTTASLAVAWVLARGEDVVAIPGTTSWDHWTEDRDGQTVRLTADDVARLDALVNHATVAGSRYNDAQQASVDTESSPS, via the coding sequence ATGACCGCCTCCGACGTCCTCGACCCGTCCTCCCCGCGCCGCCTCGCCGGACGCACCGTCCGCCCCGTGGGCCTGGGCTGCATGAACCTCGTGCACGGCTACTCCGGCTTCCCGTCGGAGGCCGAGGCCGAGGACCTGCTGGTGCGCGTGGTGGAGGACGGCACGGACCACCTGGACACGGCCACCCTCTACGGCGGAGGCCGCAGCGAGGAGCTCGTGGGCCGCGCCCTGCGGCGGCTCGGTCCGGCCGCCCGCGAGCGGGTGCTGCTGGCCTCCAAGGGCGGCCTGACCCCGGACCCCGACCGTCCGGTGGACGGCCGCCCGGAGGAGGACATGCGCCACCGCATGCCGCGGTTCCAGGAGCCCGCCTGGCCGTCCAACCTCGCCCTGCGGGAGCGCCTCGCCGAGGAGGCCCGCCGTCTCGGCACCACGACGGCGTCCCTCGCCGTCGCGTGGGTCCTCGCCCGGGGCGAGGACGTCGTCGCCATCCCGGGGACCACGTCCTGGGACCACTGGACCGAGGACCGCGACGGGCAGACCGTCCGCCTGACTGCCGACGACGTCGCGCGCCTCGACGCCCTCGTGAACCACGCCACCGTGGCCGGGTCCCGGTACAACGACGCGCAGCAGGCGAGCGTGGACACCGAGTCCTCCCCCTCCTGA
- a CDS encoding MFS transporter, translated as MSSSARPSPAAPAVTGETVVQELPWRWSVQGRIFLIGGLGFMFDAWDVTLNGVMIPLLTEEWGLSRADAAWIGTANLIGMAVGAFVWGTIADRIGRKAAFTWTLLIFSVFTLAGALTDSLLWFAVFRFLAGIGLGGTIPVDYALVGEFTPKRLRGRVLTAMDGWWPIGAALCGVVSAWLVGTWGDWRLPLLAMVLPALLVFLVRLGIPESPLYLMSRGREVDARRVIDGMVERTGAERRDYVMPAVEPRRSGAGSALTSQLAAVWRFSPRITAAAWLLFVAIMLIYYIALQWLPTFLIEAGFEQSRAFITTSGMAAAGLVGVVVSAVLVEVTGRRWLLGVSAVVAASLLVWLASVLGVPGAALPLVLAYGFVVQIAIPVLYTYVSELYPTTLRASGFGWASAASRVGAGLGPLFFVGTLVPALGLPGAFAVTAVLVLLAVAVMFAWAPETRGRALEVAED; from the coding sequence GTGTCCTCGTCCGCCCGCCCCTCCCCCGCCGCGCCCGCCGTGACCGGCGAGACCGTGGTCCAGGAGCTGCCCTGGCGCTGGTCCGTCCAGGGCCGCATCTTCCTCATCGGCGGCCTCGGCTTCATGTTCGACGCGTGGGACGTGACGCTCAACGGCGTCATGATCCCGCTGCTGACCGAGGAATGGGGACTGTCCAGGGCGGACGCCGCCTGGATCGGCACCGCCAACCTGATCGGCATGGCCGTCGGGGCGTTCGTGTGGGGCACCATCGCGGACCGGATCGGCCGGAAGGCGGCCTTCACGTGGACGCTGCTGATCTTCTCCGTCTTCACCCTGGCCGGCGCGCTCACGGACTCCCTGCTGTGGTTCGCCGTGTTCCGCTTCCTCGCGGGCATCGGTCTCGGCGGCACCATCCCCGTGGACTACGCCCTCGTCGGGGAGTTCACCCCGAAGCGGCTGCGCGGCCGGGTGCTGACGGCCATGGACGGCTGGTGGCCGATCGGCGCCGCCCTGTGCGGCGTGGTCTCGGCCTGGCTCGTGGGCACGTGGGGTGACTGGCGCCTGCCGCTGCTGGCCATGGTCCTGCCCGCCCTGCTCGTGTTCCTCGTCCGCCTCGGCATCCCCGAGTCCCCACTGTACCTGATGAGCCGCGGCCGGGAGGTGGACGCCCGCCGTGTGATCGACGGCATGGTGGAGCGCACCGGAGCGGAACGCCGCGACTACGTGATGCCCGCCGTGGAACCGCGCCGGTCCGGCGCCGGCAGCGCCCTGACCTCCCAGCTGGCCGCCGTCTGGCGCTTCTCCCCGCGCATCACCGCCGCCGCCTGGCTGCTGTTCGTGGCGATCATGCTGATCTACTACATCGCCCTGCAGTGGCTGCCCACGTTCCTCATCGAGGCGGGCTTCGAGCAGTCCCGCGCGTTCATCACCACCTCCGGCATGGCCGCCGCGGGCCTCGTCGGCGTGGTGGTCTCGGCGGTCCTGGTCGAGGTCACCGGCCGACGGTGGCTGCTGGGGGTGAGCGCCGTCGTCGCCGCGAGCCTGCTCGTGTGGCTGGCCTCCGTCCTGGGCGTGCCGGGGGCGGCCCTCCCGCTCGTGCTGGCGTACGGGTTCGTCGTGCAGATCGCCATCCCCGTGCTCTACACGTACGTCTCCGAGCTGTACCCGACGACGCTGCGCGCCTCCGGCTTCGGCTGGGCCTCCGCGGCGTCCCGCGTGGGCGCGGGCCTGGGGCCCCTGTTCTTCGTGGGGACCCTGGTGCCGGCCCTGGGCCTGCCGGGCGCCTTCGCCGTGACCGCGGTCCTGGTGCTGCTGGCCGTGGCCGTGATGTTCGCGTGGGCCCCGGAGACCCGCGGACGCGCGCTCGAGGTGGCCGAGGACTGA
- the gdhA gene encoding NADP-specific glutamate dehydrogenase, with protein MHQALETLRDQVFARNPGEAEFHQAVSEVFAALDPVVERHPQYVEAGILHRMCEPERQIIFRVPWVDDAGVVQVNRGFRVEFNSALGPYKGGLRFHPSVYLGIIKFLGFEQIFKNALTGMPIGGGKGGSDFNPAGRSDGEVMRFCQSFMTELHRHIGEHTDVPAGDIGVGGREIGYMFGQYKRLTNRFEAGVLTGKGLTWGGSLVRTEATGYGAVMFADSMLRTRGESMDGQQVLISGSGNVAIYAAEKAAALGATVLTASDSAGYVVDPAGLDLELLKQIKEVERGRISEYAERRGGAARYVAGGSVWDVEGTVALPCATQNELDEAAAKGLVEHGVKAVAEGANMPTTEKATELFLEAGVLFGPGKAANAGGVATSALEMQQNASRDSWDFDYTHERLEKIMRDIHDRCVETAEEYGTPGNYVTGANIAGFIKVADAMLAQGIV; from the coding sequence ATGCATCAGGCCCTCGAGACCCTGCGCGACCAGGTCTTCGCACGCAACCCCGGCGAGGCCGAGTTCCACCAGGCAGTGTCCGAGGTGTTCGCAGCCCTGGACCCCGTGGTGGAGCGCCACCCGCAGTACGTGGAGGCCGGCATCCTGCACCGGATGTGCGAGCCCGAGCGCCAGATCATCTTCCGTGTCCCGTGGGTGGACGACGCCGGCGTGGTGCAGGTCAACCGCGGCTTCCGCGTGGAGTTCAACTCGGCGCTCGGTCCGTACAAGGGTGGCCTGCGCTTCCACCCCTCCGTGTACCTGGGCATCATCAAGTTCCTGGGCTTCGAGCAGATCTTCAAGAACGCCCTGACCGGCATGCCGATCGGCGGCGGCAAGGGCGGCTCCGACTTCAACCCGGCCGGCCGCTCCGACGGGGAGGTCATGCGCTTCTGCCAGTCCTTCATGACGGAGCTGCACCGCCACATCGGCGAGCACACGGACGTGCCGGCCGGCGACATCGGCGTGGGCGGCCGCGAGATCGGCTACATGTTCGGCCAGTACAAGCGCCTGACCAACCGCTTCGAGGCCGGCGTCCTCACCGGCAAGGGCCTGACCTGGGGCGGCTCGCTCGTGCGCACCGAGGCCACCGGCTACGGCGCCGTGATGTTCGCCGACTCCATGCTCCGCACGCGGGGCGAGTCCATGGACGGCCAGCAGGTCCTGATCTCCGGCTCCGGCAACGTGGCCATCTACGCCGCGGAGAAGGCCGCCGCCCTGGGTGCCACCGTGCTGACCGCCTCGGACTCCGCGGGCTACGTGGTGGACCCCGCCGGCCTGGACCTGGAGCTGCTCAAGCAGATCAAGGAGGTCGAGCGCGGCCGCATCTCCGAATACGCGGAGCGCCGCGGCGGCGCCGCCCGCTATGTGGCCGGCGGCTCCGTGTGGGACGTGGAGGGCACGGTGGCGCTGCCGTGCGCCACCCAGAACGAGCTGGACGAGGCCGCAGCCAAGGGCCTGGTGGAGCACGGAGTCAAGGCCGTGGCGGAGGGCGCCAACATGCCCACCACGGAGAAGGCCACCGAGCTGTTCCTCGAGGCCGGCGTGCTGTTCGGCCCGGGCAAGGCCGCCAACGCCGGCGGCGTGGCCACCTCCGCACTCGAGATGCAGCAGAACGCGTCCCGCGACTCGTGGGACTTCGACTACACCCACGAGCGCCTCGAGAAGATCATGCGCGACATCCACGACCGCTGCGTGGAGACCGCGGAGGAGTACGGCACGCCGGGCAACTACGTGACCGGTGCGAACATCGCCGGCTTCATCAAGGTGGCCGACGCGATGCTCGCGCAGGGCATCGTCTGA